The Saccharomyces cerevisiae S288C chromosome VII, complete sequence genome includes a region encoding these proteins:
- the PUP2 gene encoding proteasome core particle subunit alpha 5 (Alpha 5 subunit of the 20S proteasome; involved in ubiquitin-dependent catabolism; human homolog is subunit zeta), whose protein sequence is MFLTRSEYDRGVSTFSPEGRLFQVEYSLEAIKLGSTAIGIATKEGVVLGVEKRATSPLLESDSIEKIVEIDRHIGCAMSGLTADARSMIEHARTAAVTHNLYYDEDINVESLTQSVCDLALRFGEGASGEERLMSRPFGVALLIAGHDADDGYQLFHAEPSGTFYRYNAKAIGSGSEGAQAELLNEWHSSLTLKEAELLVLKILKQVMEEKLDENNAQLSCITKQDGFKIYDNEKTAELIKELKEKEAAESPEEADVEMS, encoded by the coding sequence ATGTTCTTAACTAGAAGTGAATATGATCGTGGTGTAAGCACATTTTCCCCAGAAGGGAGGTTATTCCAAGTTGAGTATTCTTTGGAGGCCATCAAATTAGGATCTACAGCAATTGGTATTGCCACGAAAGAAGGTGTTGTACTAGGTGTGGAGAAACGTGCCACCTCACCACTATTAGAATCTGATTCTATTGAGAAAATCGTGGAGATTGATCGTCATATTGGTTGTGCAATGAGTGGGCTTACAGCAGATGCTCGTTCCATGATTGAACATGCGCGTACTGCTGCAGTAACGCATAATCTATACTACGATGAAGACATCAATGTTGAGTCCTTAACGCAATCGGTGTGTGATCTTGCTCTAAGGTTCGGTGAAGGTGCCTCTGGTGAAGAAAGACTAATGTCTCGACCATTCGGGGTTGCCTTGTTAATTGCTGGCCATGATGCGGATGATGGTTATCAACTTTTCCATGCAGAACCATCTGGGACATTTTACCGTTATAATGCCAAAGCCATTGGTTCAGGCTCTGAAGGAGCACAAGCAGAATTATTGAATGAATGGCattcttctttaactttgaaagaagCTGAGCTTCTTGTTCTAAAAATCCTAAAGCAAGTGATGGAAGAGAAacttgatgaaaataacgCGCAATTGAGTTGTATAACAAAGCAAGACGGATTCAAAATATATGATAACGAAAAAACTGCTGAATTGATAAAAGAgttgaaagagaaagaagcTGCAGAAAGTCCAGAAGAAGCGGATGTTGAAATGTCATAA
- the ENO1 gene encoding phosphopyruvate hydratase ENO1 (Enolase I, a phosphopyruvate hydratase; catalyzes conversion of 2-phosphoglycerate to phosphoenolpyruvate during glycolysis and the reverse reaction during gluconeogenesis; expression repressed in response to glucose; protein abundance increases in response to DNA replication stress; N-terminally propionylated in vivo; ENO1 has a paralog, ENO2, that arose from the whole genome duplication) translates to MAVSKVYARSVYDSRGNPTVEVELTTEKGVFRSIVPSGASTGVHEALEMRDGDKSKWMGKGVLHAVKNVNDVIAPAFVKANIDVKDQKAVDDFLISLDGTANKSKLGANAILGVSLAASRAAAAEKNVPLYKHLADLSKSKTSPYVLPVPFLNVLNGGSHAGGALALQEFMIAPTGAKTFAEALRIGSEVYHNLKSLTKKRYGASAGNVGDEGGVAPNIQTAEEALDLIVDAIKAAGHDGKIKIGLDCASSEFFKDGKYDLDFKNPNSDKSKWLTGPQLADLYHSLMKRYPIVSIEDPFAEDDWEAWSHFFKTAGIQIVADDLTVTNPKRIATAIEKKAADALLLKVNQIGTLSESIKAAQDSFAAGWGVMVSHRSGETEDTFIADLVVGLRTGQIKTGAPARSERLAKLNQLLRIEEELGDNAVFAGENFHHGDKL, encoded by the coding sequence ATGGCTGTCTCTAAAGTTTACGCTAGATCCGTCTACGACTCCCGTGGTAACCCAACCGTCGAAGTCGAATTAACCACCGAAAAGGGTGTTTTCAGATCCATTGTCCCATCTGGTGCTTCTACCGGTGTCCACGAAGCTTTGGAAATGAGAGATGGTGACAAATCCAAGTGGATGGGTAAGGGTGTTTTGCACGCTGTTAAGAACGTCAACGATGTCATTGCTCCAGCTTTCGTTAAGGCTAACATTGATGTTAAGGACCAAAAGGCCGTCGATGActtcttgatttctttgGACGGTACTGCCAACAAATCCAAGTTGGGTGCTAACGCTATCTTGGGTGTTTCTTTGGCTGCTTCCAGAGCTGCCGCTGCTGAAAAGAATGTCCCATTATACAAGCACTTGGCTGACTTGTCTAAGTCCAAGACCTCTCCATACGTTTTGCCAGTTCCATTCTTGAACGTTTTGAACGGTGGTTCCCACGCTGGTGGTGCTTTGGCTTTGCAAGAATTTATGATTGCTCCAACTGGTGCTAAGACCTTCGCTGAAGCTTTGAGAATTGGTTCCGAAGTTTACCACAACTTGAAGTCTTTGACCAAGAAGAGATACGGTGCTTCTGCCGGTAACGTCGGTGACGAAGGTGGTGTTGCTCCAAACATTCAAACTGCTGAAGAAGCTTTGGACTTGATTGTTGACGCTATCAAGGCTGCTGGTCACGACGGTAAGATCAAGATCGGTTTGGACTGTGCTTCCTCTGAATTCTTCAAGGACGGTAAGTACGACTTGGACTTCAAGAATCCAAACTCTGACAAATCCAAGTGGTTGACTGGTCCTCAATTGGCTGACTTGTACCACTCCTTGATGAAGAGATACCCAATTGTCTCCATCGAAGATCCATTTGCTGAAGATGACTGGGAAGCTTGGTCTCACTTCTTCAAGACCGCTGGTATTCAAATTGTTGCTGATGACTTGACTGTCACCAACCCAAAGAGAATTGCTACCGCTATCGAAAAGAAGGCTGCCGACGCTTTGTTGTTGAAGGTCAACCAAATCGGTACCTTGTCTGAATCCATCAAGGCTGCTCAAGACTCTTTCGCTGCCGGTTGGGGTGTTATGGTTTCCCACAGATCTGGTGAAACTGAAGACACTTTCATTGCTGACTTGGTCGTCGGTTTGAGAACTGGTCAAATCAAGACTGGTGCTCCAGCTAGATCCGAAAGATTGGCTAAATTGAACCAATTGTTGAGAATCGAAGAAGAATTAGGTGACAACGCTGTTTTCGCTGGTGAAAACTTCCACCACGGTGACAAATTATAA
- the COQ6 gene encoding putative N,N-dimethylaniline monooxygenase COQ6 (Flavin-dependent monooxygenase involved in ubiquinone biosynthesis; responsible for hydroxylation at position C5 and deamination at C4 during ubiquinone (Coenzyme Q) biosynthesis; localizes to matrix face of mitochondrial inner membrane in a large complex with other ubiquinone biosynthetic enzymes; human homolog COQ6 can complement yeast null mutant and is implicated in steroid-resistant nephrotic syndrome (SRNS)), whose translation MFFSKVMLTRRILVRGLATAKSSAPKLTDVLIVGGGPAGLTLAASIKNSPQLKDLKTTLVDMVDLKDKLSDFYNSPPDYFTNRIVSVTPRSIHFLENNAGATLMHDRIQSYDGLYVTDGCSKATLDLARDSMLCMIEIINIQASLYNRISQYDSKKDSIDIIDNTKVVNIKHSDPNDPLSWPLVTLSNGEVYKTRLLVGADGFNSPTRRFSQIPSRGWMYNAYGVVASMKLEYPPFKLRGWQRFLPTGPIAHLPMPENNATLVWSSSERLSRLLLSLPPESFTALINAAFVLEDADMNYYYRTLEDGSMDTDKLIEDIKFRTEEIYATLKDESDIDEIYPPRVVSIIDKTRARFPLKLTHADRYCTDRVALVGDAAHTTHPLAGQGLNMGQTDVHGLVYALEKAMERGLDIGSSLSLEPFWAERYPSNNVLLGMADKLFKLYHTNFPPVVALRTFGLNLTNKIGPVKNMIIDTLGGNEK comes from the coding sequence AtgttcttttcaaaagttatGCTTACTCGGCGTATTTTGGTGAGGGGTTTGGCAACAGCCAAATCTTCAGCTCCAAAGTTAACAGATGTATTAATCGTAGGTGGGGGTCCTGCAGGTTTGACTTTAGCTGCATCGATTAAGAATTCTCCGCAATTAAAAGATCTAAAGACAACTTTAGTCGATATGGTGGACTTAAAAGATAAATTATCGGACTTTTATAATTCACCCCCAGATTATTTTACGAACAGGATTGTCAGTGTTACGCCTAGAtctattcattttcttgagaATAACGCTGGGGCAACTTTGATGCATGACAGGATTCAAAGTTATGACGGACTCTATGTCACGGACGGTTGTTCTAAGGCTACTTTGGATCTGGCAAGGGACTCCATGCTTTGTATGATTGAAATTATAAATATACAGGCCTCCTTATACAACAGAATTTCTCAGTACGATTCAAAGAAGGACTCCattgatattattgataATACAAAAGTTGTCAATATTAAACACAGCGACCCTAATGATCCATTGTCCTGGCCTTTAGTCACTCTTTCCAATGGTGAAGTATACAAGACGAGATTGCTAGTGGGTGCAGACGGGTTCAATTCTCCTACCAGAAGATTTTCCCAGATCCCATCTAGGGGCTGGATGTATAATGCCTATGGTGTTGTGGCCAGCATGAAGTTAGAGTATCCTCCCTTTAAACTAAGGGGCTGGCAGAGGTTCTTACCCACTGGTCCAATTGCACACTTACCCATGCCTGAAAATAATGCTACTTTAGTCTGGAGTTCATCTGAACGTTTATCGAGGCTTTTGTTGTCATTACCTCCAGAATCATTCACTGCACTTATCAATGCTGCTTTTGTCTTGGAAGACGCAGACATGAACTACTATTACCGTACATTGGAAGATGGCTCTATGGACACCGATAAATTGATAGAAGATATTAAATTCAGAACTGAGGAAATATACGCCACGTTGAAGGACGAGTCggatattgatgaaatttaCCCACCAAGAGTTGTTAGTATAATAGATAAGACAAGAGCACGTTTTCCCTTAAAATTAACACATGCAGATCGTTATTGCACTGATAGAGTTGCCCTTGTTGGGGACGCAGCACATACGACACATCCTCTCGCTGGACAGGGGTTAAACATGGGGCAAACAGACGTTCATGGTTTAGTATACGCTTTAGAAAAGGCAATGGAAAGAGGTTTAGACATTGGCTCTTCATTGAGCTTAGAACCCTTTTGGGCAGAAAGATATCCGTCGAACAACGTTCTATTAGGAATGGCGGATAAATTATTTAAATTATATCACACTAATTTTCCTCCTGTGGTAGCCCTAAGAACTTTTGGTTTGAATCTGACGAATAAGATCGGTCCAGTTAAGAATATGATCATTGACACATTAGGAGGAAATGAGAAATGA